In the Primulina eburnea isolate SZY01 unplaced genomic scaffold, ASM2296580v1 ctg739_ERROPOS11973397, whole genome shotgun sequence genome, one interval contains:
- the LOC140821994 gene encoding LOW QUALITY PROTEIN: probable purine permease 11 (The sequence of the model RefSeq protein was modified relative to this genomic sequence to represent the inferred CDS: inserted 1 base in 1 codon) encodes MLDNQEPILAKDGPSTYHSPLHTLKRWHWWLLVALNIFFLIVGQAAAVLLGRFYYDKGGNSKWMATLVQTAAFPILLIPYFFLRSSDEPSSTLSPRPSLILVAVYSILGVLIAGDNMLYSIGLLYLSASTYSLICATQLASNAIFSYFLNHQKFTALILNSVIILSLSSALLAVNDDADKPSGVSQGNYMVGIITALAASALYSLLLSLMQLTFEKVLKKETFSVVLEMQIYTGFVATCATIVGLFASGEWRTLSREMDSFTTGKLSYVMTLVWTAISWQVXFVGVVGLIFVVSSLFSNVISTLSLAVTPIASLVVFHDKMNGVKIIAMLMAFWGFASYIYQNYLDEVKVRKNQNDANNALNDSCP; translated from the exons ATGCTAG ATAACCAGGAGCCGATTCTGGCAAAAGATGGGCCTTCAACTTACCATTCACCACTTCACACCCTTAAGAGATGGCATTGGTGGCTTTTAGTGGCTCTTAACATATTTTTTCTGATTGTTGGTCAAGCTGCTGCCGTTCTACTAGGAAGATTTTATTACGACAAAGGTGGAAACAGTAAATGGATGGCAACTCTAGTCCAAACAGCTGCTTTTCCCATTCTTCTGATCCCGTATTTTTTTCTTCGTTCCTCAGATGAGCCATCAAGCACATTATCACCACGTCCTAGTCTTATTTTAGTCGCAGTTTATTCCATTCTTGGGGTCCTTATTGCAGGAGACAACATGCTCTATTCCATCGGATTATTGTACCTATCTGCTTCAACTTATTCACTTATTTGTGCCACACAGCTAGCTTCTAATGCCATTTTCTCTTACTTCCTCAATCATCAGAAATTTACGGCCTTAATCCTTAATTCTGTCATTATTCTTTCGTTATCTTCAGCTCTTCTTGCTGTCAATGATGACGCTGATAAGCCTTCAGGGGTATCCCAGGGGAATTATATGGTAGGAATCATTACAGCATTGGCAGCTTCTGCGCTGTATTCCCTTTTACTTTCTTTAATGCAGCTAACGTTCGAGAAAGTCTTGAAGAAAGAAACCTTTTCCGTCGTTTTAGAAATGCAGATCTATACGGGATTCGTGGCTACATGTGCCACAATCGTGGGTCTTTTTGCGAGTGGTGAATGGAGGACTTTAAGTCGGGAAATGGATAGTTTTACCACCGGAAAACTTTCTTATGTGATGACTCTGGTTTGGACAGCCATTTCATGGCAGG TGTTCGTTGGGGTTGTGGGTTTGATATTCGTGGTGTCGTCTCTGTTCTCCAATGTGATTAGTACCCTTTCCTTGGCCGTTACTCCTATTGCTTCTTTGGTTGTGTTCCATGACAAGATGAATGGCGTGAAGATAATAGCAATGCTGATGGCATTTTGGGGGTTTGCTTCTTACATTTATCAGAATTATCTTGATGAAGTTAAGGTTAGGAAGAATCAAAATGATGCTAATAATGCTCTTAATGATTCTTGTCCGTAA
- the LOC140821895 gene encoding ras-related protein RABH1b-like has product MAPVSALAKYKLVFLGDQSVGKTSIITRFMYDKFDNTYQATIGIDFLSKTMYLEDRTVRLQLWDTAGQERFRSLIPSYIRDSSVAVIVFDVASRQSFLNTSKWIEEVRTERGSDVIIVLVGNKTDLVDKRQVSVEEGEAKARELNVMFIETSAKAGFNIKALFRKIAAALPGMETLSSAKQEDMVDVNLKSSNTNTSQSQQQSGGCAC; this is encoded by the exons ATGGCTCCAGTTTCGGCGCTCGCCAAGTATAAATTAGTGTTCCTGGGAGATCAATCTGTTGGGAAGACGAGTATAATCACTCGATTCATGTACGATAAATTTGACAATACGTACCAG GCTACTATTGGTATTGATTTCCTCTCAAAGACGATGTATCTTGAAGATCGAACTGTGCGATTGCAGCTGTG GGATACTGCAGGACAAGAAAGATTTAGGAGTCTTATTCCAAGCTATATCAGGGACTCCTCTGTTGCTGTTATCGTATTTGATGTTGCAA GTAGACAGTCATTCCTCAACACCTCAAAATGGATAGAGGAGGTTCGCACTGAAAGAGGAAGTGATGTTATCATTGTCCTAGTTGGAAACAAAACTGACCTGGTAGATAAGAG GCAAGTTTCGGTAGAGGAAGGAGAGGCCAAAGCTCGTGAACTAAATGTCATGTTTATTGAAACTAGTGCGAAAGCTGGCTTCAATATTAAG GCGCTATTCAGGAAGATTGCCGCAGCATTGCCTGGGATGGAAACCCTGTCCTCGGCAAAGCAAGAGGATATGGTCGATGTCAACCTGAAGTCTAGCAACACAAATACATCTCAGTCACAACAGCAATCAGGAGGATGTGCTTGCTGA